The following proteins are encoded in a genomic region of Deltaproteobacteria bacterium:
- a CDS encoding ABC transporter substrate-binding protein has translation MHVNRSRQRLWIPLLLLVSLLFVHVPPGRCQNVKVGTWKTAQTIQPFYYDKFLPPSYNASTYSFTNPADQKVALLAGSLDMCGTTLAHAIHAASRGEPVVVVAALCNKCSALVVKKDGPVRTVKDLRGKKIGYVPGTMHEILLRETLTRNGLSPEKDVHLTRVDFFDMGLALARGGIDAFLSGEPFPSVAVQQGYGKILSHPYFGESIGTINAGMLVRQETIDRDPGRVYDLVLAHALATDYLKAHSKEWLKKASTFGTPLTVLEQAASNMELAWGMDMSFVQKARALGERMQALRVIDRQPDYGKLFNLSFVGKVKEHLEKD, from the coding sequence ATGCATGTGAACAGGTCAAGACAACGCCTCTGGATTCCACTTCTCCTTCTTGTGTCGCTCCTATTTGTTCATGTCCCCCCAGGCAGGTGCCAGAACGTCAAAGTGGGAACCTGGAAGACGGCTCAGACCATTCAGCCTTTTTACTATGACAAATTCTTGCCGCCCTCTTACAACGCCTCTACCTACTCTTTTACAAACCCGGCTGATCAGAAAGTAGCCCTTCTGGCAGGCAGTCTGGATATGTGCGGGACAACATTGGCACATGCCATCCATGCGGCTTCAAGGGGAGAGCCCGTGGTTGTAGTGGCGGCACTGTGTAACAAATGTTCGGCCCTGGTGGTCAAGAAAGATGGCCCTGTTAGGACTGTCAAGGATCTCCGCGGCAAGAAGATCGGTTATGTTCCCGGTACAATGCACGAAATTCTTCTAAGAGAGACACTAACCCGCAATGGTCTCTCCCCGGAGAAAGATGTACATCTGACCCGGGTCGATTTTTTTGACATGGGGCTCGCTTTGGCCCGCGGGGGGATCGACGCCTTTCTGTCTGGCGAACCATTCCCGTCGGTTGCGGTGCAACAAGGCTACGGCAAGATTCTGTCTCATCCATACTTCGGGGAGTCCATCGGGACGATCAATGCGGGCATGCTGGTTCGTCAGGAGACTATTGATCGAGATCCGGGCCGAGTCTATGATTTGGTGCTGGCCCACGCCCTGGCTACCGACTATCTCAAGGCCCACTCAAAAGAGTGGCTTAAGAAGGCATCCACATTTGGGACCCCTCTGACAGTTTTGGAGCAGGCCGCTAGCAACATGGAACTGGCGTGGGGCATGGATATGTCTTTTGTTCAGAAGGCGCGCGCCCTGGGAGAACGAATGCAGGCCTTGAGAGTCATTGATCGACAACCTGACTACGGAAAACTATTCAACCTGTCCTTTGTCGGGAAGGTCAAGGAACATCTGGAAAAAGATTAA